The genomic stretch GTTTGCCTGCGGCGGAATTAGCGAAAATCACCCAACGCTTTTACCGCCCGCTGGGTACGTCTGCTACGGGAAGCGGTTTGGGGCTGTCGATTGTGCAGCGTATTGCGGAAATTCATCAGGCGAGCTTGCAGCTTGCCCCCGCAGTTGATGGGCAGGGTTTGAGTGTCACGGTGATATTCGGCTAAGCTTGCGCCGTTTCCACAGCCAATACACTGCTGAAATCATCTGTTGATCAGGTTGCGCGGCAAACCCCGTCCTTCAGGTCGGGGAGGATAGCGCGGGTGGCGAAGCCGCCCGATGTTCGGTAGTTTTGTCGGATAATCCGCGCAGTTTAACGCAGAATACCCACTCAAGCCGCTCTTTTTTAGCTACACTCCGAAGATGCAACGACACCAAGCCTTCAAATACGAACTCATGCCCCATGGTGAAACACAGCGTCAACTACGCCGTTTTGCTGGGTCATGCCGCTTCGTTTACAACAAGGCGTTAGCGTTGCAGCAAGCCAATCATGAAGCGGGCGAAAAATTCATCGGTTACGTGGCAATGGCAAAACACCTGACGGCATGGCGCAACGGTGTGGAAACCCCGTGGCTGAAAGATTCCCCTGTTCATCCCCTGCAACACGCGCTCAAAGATCTCGACAAGGCTTACCAAAACTTCTTCACCAAACGTGCCGACTTCCCCCGTTTCAAGCGCAAGGGCAGTGGTGACAGATTCCGTTACCCCGACCCCAAACAAATCAAGCTCGACCCAGGCAATGGCCGCATTTTTCTGCCAAAACTCGGCTGGATACGCTACCGTAATAGCCGCGATGTGTTGGGAGAACTACGCAATGTCACGGTTTCCAGCAAAGGCGGCAAATGGTTTGTCAGCATCCAAACCCAGCGCGAAGTGGAATTGCCAGCCACACCCGCAACCACTGCTATCGGTATTGACCTTGGTATAGCGCGTTTTGCGACGCTCTCCGACGGTACGTACCTTGAACCGCGCAACAGCTTCAAGAGCAAAGCCGCCAAACTCGCCAAATACCAACGGCGCATGGCGCACAAACAGAAATTCAGCAACAACTGGAAAAAGGCACAAGCCAACGTTCAAAAAATTCACACGCAAATCGCCAATGCCCGCCGCGATTTCCTGCACAAGGCGACGACCACGCTCAGCCAAAACCACGCGTTCGTGTTCATCGAAGATTTGCAGGTACGGAATATGTCGAAGTCAGCGGCAGGCACGGCAGAAAACCCCGGCAAGAACGTTGCCCAAAAGTCCGGCTTAAACAAAGCCATTCTCGACCAAGGCTGGGGTGAATTTCGACGGCAACTCGACTACAAAATGGCATGGAAGGGCGGGATGTTGTTTGCCGTGCCGCCGCATTATACCAGTCAGGAATGCCCCGAATGTCACCATGTAGCGGCGGACAATCGTCAGACGCAAGCGCGGTTTGTGTGTGTGCAATGTCACTATGAAAATCACGCCGATCATGTCGGCGCGATCAATGTTTTAGAGCGGGGATACCGCTTGTTAGCCTGTGGAGATGCGGCCTTAAGCCGCTCTGTGAAGCAGGAACCCACCGAAGTCAGTCAGCTATCTAGTGTCTGACCGGAAACCCTAAAACCCTTTTCCGATCAAGATGCTACGCCCGTTTTCCTTGCCCTAAGATTTCCCGGAAGCAGGCCAGAAAGCTGCAAAAGCGCCCAAAATAGGGCAAAATAGGGCATCCATCCGCCAAACTTCGCAGGAGACACACGATGCGTGAAGTGATCGCCCGCCAACTTCGCCTGGGTCACGCTGACATCGGCAGGCTGACCTTCAACCCACGTTCGCGGGACGACATCCCGCAGGTGTTGCAAGGGCTGCAATACATTTATGTGACAGACGAACTGCGTGAGGCGGTGTTTGCGGTGCTGGAAAAGCGGGTTCCGGCGGAGGTGGACGCCAGCCGTGGACGCCCCGGCATGGATCTGTGGAATGCGCTGGTGCTGGCGACATTGCGGGTGAACCTGAACTGGGACTATGACCGGCTGCTGGAGATGGCGAACCAGCACCGCAGCATCCGTCAGATGCTGGGGCATGGTTTCTGGGATGATGACGATGAGTACAAGCTGCAAACGGTCAAGGACAACGCCGCTCTGGTGGACGAAGCCAGCCTGCAACGCATCAACCAGTTGGTGGTGGAGGCCGGTCACAAGCTGCTAAAAAAAAGCCGCGCCGCTGAGCGCCCGTTGTGACTCCTTCGTGGTGGAAAGCAACATCCACTACCCGACCGACATCAACCTGTTGTACGACGCGGTGCGTTGTTCGGTGCGCACGGTGGCCGATTGGTGTGAAGGGCACGGCGACAGCCGCTGGCGGCAATGGCAGTACAATCTCCGCCAGGTGAAGAAAGCCTGCCGTCATGCGCAGAAGCTCAAGCACTCCAGCTCCCAAGACCCGGACAAGCAGGCCACCCGGCAACAG from Thiothrix litoralis encodes the following:
- a CDS encoding RNA-guided endonuclease InsQ/TnpB family protein encodes the protein MQRHQAFKYELMPHGETQRQLRRFAGSCRFVYNKALALQQANHEAGEKFIGYVAMAKHLTAWRNGVETPWLKDSPVHPLQHALKDLDKAYQNFFTKRADFPRFKRKGSGDRFRYPDPKQIKLDPGNGRIFLPKLGWIRYRNSRDVLGELRNVTVSSKGGKWFVSIQTQREVELPATPATTAIGIDLGIARFATLSDGTYLEPRNSFKSKAAKLAKYQRRMAHKQKFSNNWKKAQANVQKIHTQIANARRDFLHKATTTLSQNHAFVFIEDLQVRNMSKSAAGTAENPGKNVAQKSGLNKAILDQGWGEFRRQLDYKMAWKGGMLFAVPPHYTSQECPECHHVAADNRQTQARFVCVQCHYENHADHVGAINVLERGYRLLACGDAALSRSVKQEPTEVSQLSSV